Below is a genomic region from Medicago truncatula cultivar Jemalong A17 chromosome 3, MtrunA17r5.0-ANR, whole genome shotgun sequence.
ATActatttttataagttaattCCAAATACTTATACAAATGACTAGGTGATAAGATAAGCTCAAATGAGCTCTTCCAAATGTAGCTTAAATGCAATGCTTGAGTCAAGACCCTGCTTGGTTAAGATTTCAGGAATGCAGATTACTATTTGTCACATTCCTATGCACTCTCAACGGAAGGGGCTTTATTGCTCCTTCAATACAACATAGGTTTGCATTCAGTGAAATTTTATACGAACAGACAGCTAATCAACTGGTCCACTCTGAGTGCATGTCTAACACAATCTTCACTGCAAATGCCAACTCTGTTAATTTTTAAGTCAGCCTTAAATTTCTTGATGGATTCGTGTTCGATGCAAAACGCTAGTGAaataaaatgtatatgaaaGAATGCTACTTACTAACACACATACACAAGTGAATTTAACTTTAACTTAGCATCAGCAATGTGTTTGGAAAGccaaacatttttttagagaattttgaAAACTTCCAAATTTCAGCGGGGAAACATATTGAAAAGATCAAGAAAAAAATCCTAGAAAGAATAAGATGAAGAACACTCCCTAAGCTGACTTTATATACTAGTAATGTCTTAACTAAATCCATAGAAACTATCATCCAAATACATTCCTTATAAAGAACACTCCCTAAGCTGACTTTATATACTAGTAATGTCTAACTAAACCAGTAAGAGAAAAAGACTGTTTTCAAAAGTGACTCCACCGGTGTACCCAAAGCTTAAGCAAATGTATGATTGGTTGCTATGAAAtctttttctattaaatattagggttaataggtctttaccccccctgtaatataggtcatttctggttttcacccctgtaaaagttttattttgattcacccccctgtaaaatatttttgttttgatttaccccctaataggctaaacaaaaacaaattttattttttttttcaagaaattttcgtttttgtttggcctattaggggggtaaatcaaaacaaaaatattttacaagggggtgaatcaaaataaaaactttacagggggaaaaccggaaatgacctatattacagggggtaaagacctattaaccctaaatattATAGGTTCAGCACATCCACCATATTGTGCAATGACTACCAAAATAGGCTGTAGAAACAGCAACATAAGTGTTGTACGGAAATTAACTCCGACTATCAATACCATATTTCAGCTGAAACCTGATGAGTTTAAATTTAACTGTAAGTAGATTGAATGATCTTTAAATCAACCACGAATGAACCGCAGAGCGAGTTTTTTAAGGCACAATTTGTTACCCATGATGATTCACAAATCCAAACTAATTTCAGGCCTTATTTCACTAAATGCAGTTAACAGATATGACACGTTAAGAATACGAGGTCAGACCTTATGTTTGTGGACATCATCAAAAACATGAGCTTGACCTCCATAAAAGATAGTCATCTGGCGGCTGGCAGCTGTTAGCCCATGTTGACTACTGCTCAATGCCAAAATGCATAAAGTCAATCAACTTCTTTTTCCAAGGTAAAGGGAGtgaaaataaatagaaacaagGTGAATTGAGCAACTGTATATATAAGATAAATTTACCTTGGGGGCGTGGATGATTCAATTATGTTAGTTAGAGGTTTTGGTCTGCTTCCACCGAGCAGCACTACAGATGAGATTTTATCAGTAGCAGTAGAAGCTGTGTTTATGGAACTTAAAATTCCAGGGCCTTTGATTCCAGTTCTAGATCCTTCATCAGCGGCAGGCTGAGAGATAAATGAAGGGCCGACAATGGTATCCCTAAGCTTGTTTGAAGCTAGTTGGTGTGCAAAAGGAGTCAACTGTCCTCCACGCGGAGGATGCTGCATGGAAGGGCCAGCATTCATGAGAATAGACCGTTCCCATTTATTCGCATCGATCTTCGTGTTGGCGGGAGCATGAAATATCTGAGAACTAGAAGATGGCTTCATTGACTGCATACCAAGTAACACTTCGTCATCATTAGGCCTTCTGGATCTCTCTCCCCCAGATGCATTTCGGAGGACCTGTACGAAGACAGGACTTAAGAcatcaaagaaaataatataaaagcaaaagtgtttttttttttttggctattgAATATATTAGAGGAAAAGAATTAAGTGATATTTTAAAGTAACCTTCATCAAATGTGAGTTTTGAAAGGAATCAGGGACCATTTGAAAGGCATCTCTGGAGGAACCCATAAATGAGGAATCAGAATTACTTCTTTTATTCCCCACTAGTCTGTTACTTATCTCAGTGCCAGAAAAATCACTTCTTGGGCCATAGAATGGAACTCCCTCAAGATGATTCGATACCTGCTTTTCTACCAAATTGATGAGGgaaaaaacattacattcctTTTAAAGATAACATAGAAACTTACTATAAACAATGTGTGTTTACAATTATAACTCTTTCCAGAataagaaaccaaaaaaagaaaaatcagaccAACACAAAAGCAAAAATTTTGATAAAACCTAAAAATTCATATCATTGTACTTCCCAATGCACAAACATTCACATGACATAACAAAGTTTTCAGTtcaaaataatagtattttcAGTATAAAATGATTAAATTCAATTCTCTGAGTCTAAATTATTTCATGGAaacaaataatcaaatcatacacCATACTCTAAAGCAAAATAAAGTCCAGAAAATCATGACCATAAATTTGCATACGAAGGGGAAAACAATCAACTCCAACTAACTTGAAACAACCCAAATCcaaagacacaaaaaaaaaatgagggaaTAAATTGATACCCCaccaaaagagaaaaaaatggaaaGTAAAGAAGTTTAGTGGATGAGAATAAACtcggtaaaaaaaatgaaacaaggGGGAAATGTGgctaaaaatgaaaagtttagTTGTTTAATAGTACTTACCAGAAGCGGTTTCGGAGGTGGAGGAGAAAGGGCCACGAGCACCGGCGGAGGAGGCAGATGCTGATGCCTCCGGTAACCTAACGTCGATGGAAGTATCAGTTGGCTTCATGCCGAGAAAATCATGGAGGAAGTGTTGGGTCCcactgatgttgttgttgttgttgttttgagacTGTGAGTGTGAGTGAACCATTCTCAGAACCGCCATTGATTACCCATCTCACTCTGCTGCATAGCTGTGAAGTacgctagagagagagagagaggaatgAATCAATCGTTTTCGGTGAAAAAGCAAAAGGTTCTTTCTTTGTGTTGTTAGAAAATGTAGTTGTGGAGTTTTctgttgttggttgattttaatggatgcatgtttgtcttttttgtaCAAAACTTCTCTTGTATCATTCTCACACTCTCTTCGTGTCTCTAACGTTTGTTTCAGTTGAGCTGTAATCAATTCAATTCGGGACCTTTTGTCAGTTTTTCTTCTTACTTTTTTACTTTCAGACCCCTCCTTGTAAAATATCagcttaaaaaataatttagtttgtacTGTGCTACTTTTTTTGCACTATAGTAAATGACTACTTCatttaagggttaatggtgttttaccccatTAACCCTTCATTTAAATTTCATTGAAGTTGGAATCATCACactagcttttttttttttttttttttttagaaaacttcatatgagaagaaaatataaatgcaATCAAAAACTCTTGATTAAACGCATCATTAACAACAATCTTTGAGTATGAGAAGAAGATTACTTGATTTAAACTATACCGAACATTACACAATGATATAGGGTGCTAGTCCTTCGTAGATATTGTCTAGTTTAGTCATCAAAGCTTCAACgtgttaaaaaaatgatttttttttaagtgtggacgacattttttttttgaacaaggcAAGATGAAAtttatatgagaaatgatattttaacatccattttttaacaacttttgtgacaactctctctcatactcttattgtacttttattctctctcttcatttttctctctctattgttattgtccaatgaaaagagaggaaaaaattgTCACTAAAAGTTGTTGGAAattggttgtcaaaatatcattcctcaATTTATATTAAAGGATAAAAGATTAAGGAAGAGCAACAAAGTTCAAACGCAACAATTCACCGGTAAGAGGAAGTAAAGTAAAAATATCTTATCAACGCTCAAACAATTTAAAGGTCGTTGCTACCACCCATATAACTCAATAGAAACAGTTACAACATTTTTCTTCAACCACCGCATCGATAAATATGGCCTTGTCCACCAAGCGAGGCATATATTttgggggtcaaaactgccaaagatccaatacatagggggctgttttgtattttaattagttagggggctaaaatcgtaacttttgaaaagatagaggGCCAAAAGcgcaattaaacctaaaaaataaactcaAGTTTTTTCAAACGATTCTTTCTATTGAGAACTCGCTAACTATTTCATGCTAAACACTTTAGTTTCTCGTTTGATGCTAAAACAACTTTAATTATATtgtgtttaattttaaaattgttctaGAGATATAGTAAACTAGAGGTCCGACTAACGGAAATTTGTATTCATCACTACAccataacactttttttaagtacaagttttaaaagacaaaaataatcttttgtttatcaaacatcatataaaataaaaaattgtttgatataTTAAAAGTTTACCGTGTGTTGTTATATCTTATGTTGTGTAAGTATTGTTATGTCTATTATgaaaaatacttattttttaatagatcAAAACATCGTGTGTCTAAGATACTCTCTATCACACCCTTCATCATTTCCCTATGTTATATACTGAAGATTTATCTCAatcttttataataaaaaaaaatgattatgtaAATAACTATCCTTATGACATttgtaaaataaacaaaaagtagGAGACTTACATTTGATTCAAcgatattttaacttttaaaacataaaatccATCATTTTTCACAATCTCTCAATgcaatatttatgtttttatcctTTTAACCAGTGTCctaaattccctaaaaaaaactagtgCCCTAAATTCCTTTtaacatttccaaaaaaaaaaaattatgtaaaacttaaataaaacaaaaaataaatactgtTCAGAAGTTAAAGTTAAGAACAACcattattttaaaagttgtcAACAAACAAAAACCACTACCATATCTTAGACTAATAATCCATCCATTTCAAACTGAGTCTAATTTTAGCTAAAAAgatgttttaaaatgaatgtcgcttttagttttcaatgtactattaattactttttctcAATAATACCCCTTAATTATTACTACGCACACACTATTTCCAAAGTACCacattttactttaatttataatgATGGGAAATGCACCAATAGTCAATAAGACTATTTTAGtaaaaatgtcaaatctataGACAAGACTATTGCATTTCctaaaacgacattcatttCGAAACCGACATAGTATTACAAATGAGGAGGATCACATTAATCTCGTAATTATCTTGTTGTTTTCATGTTAAATTAAACAAGAGATTACCCTAAACTAAGAATATAAATACTCCTTCGTGTAAGAAGTTAAGAAGAGGAATAAAGAAAGAGACACAAGGGAGGgaccacaacaacaacagcttCAGCGATACAGgttgttctctctctctctctctctctctctctctctctctaacgtTATCTTTGTGTTCTACAGTGTTATCCCCAATTcttaaaccctaaccctaaccctaatttcattcATTGTAATTGGGCCTTTTCTTTTTAGCGCACTCCTTAATCAATTCATCGTTTTTCAATGTCGGTATTGTTATCATTTGATCATAATAACTTCAATCTTGTTCTTAATTTCCGTTTTCATTAATCGATTTAATTCACATTCTCAACCTGaatgaattaacaaataaatgTGGGTTCTTAATAAACGAATTCTTGAtaaattttgacaaatttaaCTGTGAGCTTGTTTAAAGTTATGATAATCATGTTTTCCCTCTTTATGGTGCGTCAAGAACATTGTTGGAATTTTCTCTAACTGATatttgtgtattattttttgtggcTTCAGAATGTGAATTGTTTCTGATAAGCTGAAAAGATGCTTGCGAAGGGTTCTGAACTTGGTGGGAATATTTGGAGAGAATTGCCAAGAAATTCTTCATCAGTTGTCTCAAACACTCCGCAAAAGAgatgttttgataaattatgCAGTCAACATGTAAGTAATCCAGCAGGATTCTCCACAGACTGGCGTTATCATCCTGAAATGGCATACAACCGTCACTGGATAAGAAAAAGAATGTAAGTGAAAGTGATTTAATTTTCATAGAAACGTGGTTGCTTCAGTTTGCTTCAACTTAAGATTGCAATTGAATTGAGACTATGCTAACTATAAATTTTATTCAGTTTTGAAATCATTCAGAATGAGCAATTTGCCCCTATGCTGGAATTATTGCTACTTACCACTGCTGCTTCAAAGGTTTGTTTCTTGAAATGTTGTGTCTGAACATAAAGTGCTTTTTTTTGCTAACAACATTTGCATATAATAGTATAAAATGCAAACTATACCTGTATTCTGTCAATTAAGCACAGTTGTTTTTCTACGAATTTGGCAGGAGGAATATATGAACCTAGAGACGTTGAATCAGCGTATGCAAGCTCTAGTGGGTCTTTCCAAGTCTGATGCCGCTGGTTATTATGACGTTCCAGAAGGGAGACTATCTGACCCTTTTATTGTTCATGGCCTGCCTTGCGTTCCTGATGATGGTTCGCCAACCCCCCTACTTGCTGATATGTGTGTGCTTCCTAACTTACCCGTTTTGTATGGTGGAAGCAATCTGGATGCTAACACCAGATCAAGTAGCAACTATTTTCCTCTGAAACACGCAAATAATGGTATGTTTAAATTAGATTGTGATTTCTCCCCAATTTTTAATCCTTATTCGTGCAATATTGATTTCATCTTTGCATATTACTGACTTTGTGCTTCTTTCTTTGCtagaattatttttgtttttaacaaatgCATTGCTTTACCCATTTAATTTGCTACTTTTGCAGTGGAGATGAATCTGTCAAAACAGAGAGATTGTTTGGGGTTTATCCAAAATAACGAGTCTACGAGTTTTCCTACTTCAATGGGAAAGTCCATTCAATTTGAAGATTTACATTCGACATTCCCTAAACTTGTTTCAGCGGATATTTCGGAACAATCCAATCTTTCTCCTGGCACGAGTTCGTGCTTAGAACTGGAAGATACAAGGCGAAATAAATCCCAGGAGTTGGATTTTCAGAACAGTTTCACTCATGCCATGTTACAACCTACGAAAAGACAGAAAATGACAGAGTTTGCTTTTGACGTCTCTTGGGTTAATGATGCAAGTTCTGATCAATCGACTTACGAGATGGCTCAATCTTGTTCTTTTGAAACACTTTCAGAAGTGCAGCAACAGTTAGAGACTATCGAGTCTGGAATGATTCCCTCAAAAGGCTTAGAGTCTGGCATGATATACAGCAGAAACTCAATGGAAATCAACAGTAGGCCTACTCTCAGGAAGGAGCTTAAAGATATTGATGACGATGAAGAGGACATACAAGGCAGAACTGGATTCATCCAGGAGGGGGTAAATGCTAAAAAAGAACTTATTATTGTTCATGTGGGTGAAGAGGACATTCAAGGCAGAACTGGATTCATCCAGGATGGGATAAACGATAAAAAAGAAATCATTGAGTCAAAAGATGATCAAGAGAAGCAAACAAAATCCCCAAATACAATAGTTGAGGCTGTTTCCTTGATTGATTTGTTCACACGTGATCAAATAGAAGAACATATTAGTAGTCTGAGAAAGGAATCTGTTCAGGTTAGTACACCACCTGCCAGTGTTTTCAATTACCTTGATCTGTTTATGTATGACTGTTATGATTTATGTCATGAACCAACTATTCCAAAAGGTAAAGCtatttggttaaagctcatgaATGGTTCTTCTTTTAATCATTGGATGTTACGTATGCATGTTATCGTGAAATATTGAATGTCTGTATTTGCGTGCATGCTCAGCTGACAGATTTTATATACATTTGTcaatttctgcaaaaaaaaattaaatttatttttagtttgtgatttttattaaaattacattttctATTCTGCAATttacatatatacatatttctttTTGCTTTTGAATTTTTAAGCCATATAGAAGTTAACAATTCTTTTAACACAGATTACATCTAAGGAGGAAGCAGGAATTGATGCAAACACATGCCAATTATGTCAAAGGAAAAAGCTTTACTTTGCACCAGTGCCAATTTTTTGTTCATGTTGTGGCGTACGCATCAGGAGAACCTATTTTTgtagaaaagaagaagaatttgaTGCACAGGGTTGCATTTGCTCCGTGTGTTATAAAACTTCTAAAGGTGGGAAAATTACATTCAATGGGGCATTTGTTTCTAAGACAAATCTCGAAAAAAAGAATAACGATGAAGTTTTTGAAGAACCCGTAAGTTTCAATATCGATTGCTATATAATTCAGCTTTATATACAGAGAACtatatagggttaataggtctttatccccctataatataggtcatttccggtttcccccttgtaaaattatttttttgatctacccccttgtaatttttttttgttttgatttacccccctaataggccaaacaaaaaccagttttattttttttttcaagaaatttccgtttttgtttggcttattatgggggtaaataaaaacaaaaaaaattacagggggtaaatcaaaaaaataattttacagggggggaaaccggaaatgacctatattacagggggtaaagacctattaacccaacTATATATTAACTCTTTACGACTGTTGTTTCTTCTAGTGGGTTGAATGCAATAAATGCAAAAGATGGCAGCATCAAATATGTGCACTCTACAACAACAAAAGAGATTTGGATTCCAGTGCTGAGTATATATGTCCTGTATGCCgcttaaaagaaattgaaaacgGAATTCATGTTCCTTTACCAAAAGCTGCTAATTTTGGTGCTAAGGACTTGCCAAGAACCATGCTTAGTGACCACTTGGAAAAAAGACTTTTTGAGCGTCTCGTAGAAGAGAGAGCAAACTGGGAAAAAGTTGAAGGGAATGAGAATCTTGATAAGGTAATACTGAGAAATCAGCATGTATGCACATAAACTTCAAATATCTTAACATTTTCTTATTCTTATGCAAGCAAGTAAATTGATAATAGTTATAAATTAGTATTCAgtcatgttaataaaattattgatctttttcaaccaaatatatattgatttgaaAATTCTAGATTATTTACGTATGTGCCTTGAATTACTGCAAAATTGTAGGTTTCAGCAGCAGAAAGTCTTTCTATTAGAGAAGTGTTATCTGTCGacaaacaattgaaagtgaataAGCTGTTTCTGGACATCATTCCAGAGGAAAATTACCCTGCCGAATTCTCTTATAGATCAAGAGTAAGTTCAGTggtttattattgaataaataaatataccaCAAATTGCATCTTCAGAACTAAATTTCTCTTGATGTCTACTCTATTATGTCTGTATTTTCAGGTTATTCTTCTGTTTCAGCAGATTGAAGGAGTAGATATATGCATTTTTGGAATGTACGCCCAGGAGTTCGGCTCCGAATGCGGCAATCCAAATCAGCGTTGTGTACACATTTCATATCTTGATTCTGTCAAGTATTTTAGGCCTGAGAGAAGGACAAAGAGTGGAGAAGCCCTTCGTACCTTTGTTTACCATGAGATATtggtatttttcttttaaactctATTTCTATGCCAATAGAACTAAAAATTCCATTCTttctatttatgtttttttcttcctatcaTCAGATTGGATACCTTGATTTTTGTAAGAAACGGGGTTTCTCAACTTGCTACATATGGGCCTGTGCTCCTTCAAGAAAAGGGGATGATTATATACTATATTGTCATCCTGAAGAGCAAAAGACTCCGAAGAATGATAAGCTACGCCGTTGGTCAGTCTTTCTTTCTCCTGATGTGTCTCTGTGTTGAATTTTGTGAGCTAGTGTATGCATTACATTGAGAATTTGAGAGTacattttccttcttttatcTTCTTTGTTTTCGATAACTAGCACTGCCATGTAACCACtgaatatttatattgtttgtttatGCAGGTATCTTTCTATGATAAAAAAGGCTACTgaagaaaatattattgttgGTTTAACCAACGTATATGATCATTTCTTTGTTCCTACTGAAAAAGGGAACTCCAAGGTGACAACTTCTCGATTGCCATACTTTGATGGAGACTACTGGTGCGGTTATGTTATGGAAGCAGCCAGGACCATTGAAAAAGAGAGCGGAGGAGACTATGAAAAGATGTTGAAGAAACAGGTACCAAATAGAGCTTTAAAGACCATGGGACATGCCAATCCTTCTAAAGACACCGCCAAAGACATTCTGGTGATGCAAAAAGTATGTCTaccttgtcttttactttcatccACGTCTTCCCTTTTTAGTCATCCAATGGGATATATTCTTTTATACTTGAGTGAATGAAACATTGCAATGTTCTTATCATAGACCAGTTTAAGTTATTTACATGATATGTATATGTGTAATCTGAATTCTGAaccttcttccttttcttttttccccCCAATTTTCATTAGGTTGGCCAAAAGATATTGCCTACCAGGGAAAACTTCATCATAGCTCACTTGCAGTATTCATGCATACACTGCCATGAAGTGATAGTGTCTGGGAAGCGATGGTTTTGCACTGAATGCAAGAAATTTCAGGAGTGTGAAAGGTATGATAACTTGAATACATATTTGAACTGATTGTTTTTCACCTCCCTTTGAAATGAATACATACTTGAACTGGTTTTGCATTGAGTGCAATAAAAAAGGCTTTTTTGATTGACTTTCATATCAACATATTTCAGATGCCATAGTTCTGATGCACACATTTCAAAGAATGGCGAGGTGCATGCACTATGTCAGGTAACAACCTAAACCTGAagtttttcatatgattttctCATCATTAGTAATTTCATGCAAAACGTTGGATTGTGTGCTGTTTTCAGgctgttgttgatgatattcCCTCCAACACTATgcataatgatatcatccttgAGAGTGGATTATTTGAAAATAGGAACAGCCTTTTGAGTTTTTGCCAGAAGTATCAATTTCAGTTTGACATACTCCGCCGTGCCAAGTATTCCTCAATGATGATCCTCTACCATTTAAACAACCCTACTCTGGTGACTGTTGGAAAATGTAGCATTTGTTGTGCACacaatatatttcaaaagtgCTGGAAATGTGAGATTTGTCCAGAATGTGCCATTTGCTCTGCTTGCTATAAGGATAGAGGTGCTAACTGCCATGAACACAAGTTGACTCAAAATGAACTCACATTGACTCAAAATTATTCAACACCACTATGTCAATTTGGGAATCGTGAGTCAAATGAGAAAACGGTATGAACTTAATTCTCAGGATTTACTGTTTTCATTACTCGTTTGTTTTGGATTATTGTTCATATTTGCTAACTTACACACACGCAGATGCTGAAACTGCTGGATGTTTTGAAGCATGCATCTCAATGTCGCGCAACTAATGCTGAACCATGCTCTTATCCAAACTGTTCTCAAATCAAGAAGCTATTCTCTCATGCTCGCAGGTGCGAAATTCGAGTAAATCGGGGCTGTCAGCACTGTAAAAAGATATGGTTTATACTAACTGCCCACTCCAGGAATTGCAAAGACTCGGAATGTAGAATACCACGTTGCAGGTGTGTTACTGTTAGAATTCTACACTACCTATAGAATTTGAGAGAATTTGAATATTCTCCTCTCTCGTTTATTCTTTGGCTAAAGTATGCATAGATATACTTATTCCTTTCACAACAGTCATTTTTTTGGCTAAACTATGCATAAATAACtatttctttatatttattttgattttgcagGGATCTGAAGAAGCATATAGAATCGAAAGCAATGCATTCCGAATCTTGGCGTGGAACTGCAGTTATTGAAAGCGACGCAGCAGTCGTTGATCAATGATTCTTTGTGAATATAGAGTTCACAGTCAACAACAATAAGCTACTATACAGCTTTCAAATAATTAGTTAATAAGCTTATCGATAGCATTGATTTAGTAAGTGATTAAGCAGTCAATGTGTAGCAATTAGCTGCCAATTTTCGTAAGTTTTGATGAAGCATATTAAATTTCGTTGAAGCTAactgtatataaaaaaaaaaatagttcaacaTAAGTGTTGAGATTTTCATCTTTCCTTTTTTGTGTATATAATTTTGATCATGTATATACAAAGATTAGCATTGCAATTGCCTTATATTTTAATCTCTAAAAGCAAGAGAATCGATTTTCTATTGTGATGAATATATTTTCAATGTTGAATGGATA
It encodes:
- the LOC11442268 gene encoding protein TIFY 8 isoform X2 → MAVLRMVHSHSQSQNNNNNNISGTQHFLHDFLGMKPTDTSIDVRLPEASASASSAGARGPFSSTSETASEKQVSNHLEGVPFYGPRSDFSGTEISNRLVGNKRSNSDSSFMGSSRDAFQMVPDSFQNSHLMKVLRNASGGERSRRPNDDEVLLGMQSMKPSSSSQIFHAPANTKIDANKWERSILMNAGPSMQHPPRGGQLTPFAHQLASNKLRDTIVGPSFISQPAADEGSRTGIKGPGILSSINTASTATDKISSVVLLGGSRPKPLTNIIESSTPPSQHGLTAASRQMTIFYGGQAHVFDDVHKHKADVIMALAGSNGGSWSTAFSPKSTAKLVNDSNLHSGENETGLVSNVAFPEELHGKLSAAGSSSRAVGPVDRVSTPTGAHQGSIFAKDTRNSTVQAADPSSEDKRAQ
- the LOC11442268 gene encoding protein TIFY 8 isoform X1; amino-acid sequence: MAVLRMVHSHSQSQNNNNNNISGTQHFLHDFLGMKPTDTSIDVRLPEASASASSAGARGPFSSTSETASEKQVSNHLEGVPFYGPRSDFSGTEISNRLVGNKRSNSDSSFMGSSRDAFQMVPDSFQNSHLMKVLRNASGGERSRRPNDDEVLLGMQSMKPSSSSQIFHAPANTKIDANKWERSILMNAGPSMQHPPRGGQLTPFAHQLASNKLRDTIVGPSFISQPAADEGSRTGIKGPGILSSINTASTATDKISSVVLLGGSRPKPLTNIIESSTPPSSQHGLTAASRQMTIFYGGQAHVFDDVHKHKADVIMALAGSNGGSWSTAFSPKSTAKLVNDSNLHSGENETGLVSNVAFPEELHGKLSAAGSSSRAVGPVDRVSTPTGAHQGSIFAKDTRNSTVQAADPSSEDKRAQ
- the LOC11431522 gene encoding histone acetyltransferase HAC12 produces the protein MLAKGSELGGNIWRELPRNSSSVVSNTPQKRCFDKLCSQHVSNPAGFSTDWRYHPEMAYNRHWIRKRIFEIIQNEQFAPMLELLLLTTAASKEEYMNLETLNQRMQALVGLSKSDAAGYYDVPEGRLSDPFIVHGLPCVPDDGSPTPLLADMCVLPNLPVLYGGSNLDANTRSSSNYFPLKHANNVEMNLSKQRDCLGFIQNNESTSFPTSMGKSIQFEDLHSTFPKLVSADISEQSNLSPGTSSCLELEDTRRNKSQELDFQNSFTHAMLQPTKRQKMTEFAFDVSWVNDASSDQSTYEMAQSCSFETLSEVQQQLETIESGMIPSKGLESGMIYSRNSMEINSRPTLRKELKDIDDDEEDIQGRTGFIQEGVNAKKELIIVHVGEEDIQGRTGFIQDGINDKKEIIESKDDQEKQTKSPNTIVEAVSLIDLFTRDQIEEHISSLRKESVQITSKEEAGIDANTCQLCQRKKLYFAPVPIFCSCCGVRIRRTYFCRKEEEFDAQGCICSVCYKTSKGGKITFNGAFVSKTNLEKKNNDEVFEEPWVECNKCKRWQHQICALYNNKRDLDSSAEYICPVCRLKEIENGIHVPLPKAANFGAKDLPRTMLSDHLEKRLFERLVEERANWEKVEGNENLDKVSAAESLSIREVLSVDKQLKVNKLFLDIIPEENYPAEFSYRSRVILLFQQIEGVDICIFGMYAQEFGSECGNPNQRCVHISYLDSVKYFRPERRTKSGEALRTFVYHEILIGYLDFCKKRGFSTCYIWACAPSRKGDDYILYCHPEEQKTPKNDKLRRWYLSMIKKATEENIIVGLTNVYDHFFVPTEKGNSKVTTSRLPYFDGDYWCGYVMEAARTIEKESGGDYEKMLKKQVPNRALKTMGHANPSKDTAKDILVMQKVGQKILPTRENFIIAHLQYSCIHCHEVIVSGKRWFCTECKKFQECERCHSSDAHISKNGEVHALCQAVVDDIPSNTMHNDIILESGLFENRNSLLSFCQKYQFQFDILRRAKYSSMMILYHLNNPTLVTVGKCSICCAHNIFQKCWKCEICPECAICSACYKDRGANCHEHKLTQNELTLTQNYSTPLCQFGNRESNEKTMLKLLDVLKHASQCRATNAEPCSYPNCSQIKKLFSHARRCEIRVNRGCQHCKKIWFILTAHSRNCKDSECRIPRCRDLKKHIESKAMHSESWRGTAVIESDAAVVDQ